In Mauremys reevesii isolate NIE-2019 linkage group 20, ASM1616193v1, whole genome shotgun sequence, the following are encoded in one genomic region:
- the LOC120387358 gene encoding protein ABHD15-like isoform X3 — protein sequence MDVELCHVALLHGYRPVVFNRRGQNGCPLSTTTLQPYGDPADLREAIQYICSRCPGALLFAVGESTGAGLLFSYLGECGSSSHLTAAGCISPIFHPRGWFEAGCPWLWQQLLLMSQKMWLSRFATVLGEVLPLDRFFGGQSLRELEEILFCQAQTWDLYWERNDPLRDVDEVAVPVLCICSQDDPMCGGPRDTVPFELFETNPYFFLLLTQGGGHCGFFKDSLCGAFWSHEVLLQFFHTTVDFLLTEDKLRGQAKKRGARPVLKVTQGRGGCRQESCCPHNSPDIYRWQRSYTR from the exons aTGGACGTAGAG CTATGTCATGTGGCACTCCTTCATGGCTACCGTCCTGTTGTCTTTAACCGCCGTGGTCAGAATGGCTGCCCCCTAAGCACCACCACGCTGCAGCCATATGGGGATCCTGCTGACCTGCGAGAAGCCATCCAGTACATCTGTTCCCGGTGCCCAGGGGCCCTGCtctttgcagtgggggagagcactggggcagggctcctgTTCTCCTACCTGGGAGAATGTGGTTCCTCTAGCCACCTGACAGCTGCTGGCTGCATCTCCCCCATCTTTCACCCTCGGGGCTGGTTTGAAGCTGGGTGCCCCTGGCTATGGCAGCAACTCTTGCTCATGTCCCAGAAGATGTGGCTCAGCCG GTTTGCCACGGTGCTAGGGGAGGTTCTGCCCCTGGATCGTTTCTTTGGGGGCCAGTCACTGAGGGAGCTGGAGGAGATCTTGTTCTGCCAGGCCCAGACCTGGGACTTGTACTGGGAGAGGAATGACCCCCTACGGGATGTGGATGAGGTGGCAGTACCAGTGCTGTGCATCTGCAGCCAGGACGACCCCATGTGTGGGGGCCCCAGGGACACTGTGCCCTTTGAGCTGTTTGAGACAAACCCCTACTTCTTCCTACTGCTCACCCAGGGAGGCGGACACTGTGGCTTCTTCAAGGATAGCCTGTGTGGTGCCTTCTGGAGCCATGAGGTGCTGCTGCAGTTCTTCCACACCACTGTGGATTTCCTCCTCACAGAGGACAAACTGAGGGGCCAGGCCAAGAAGAGAGGGGCCAGGCCGGTGCTGAAGGTCACCCAgggcagaggtggctgcaggcaggagtcCTGCTGCCCCCACAATAGCCCTGACATTTACCGCTGGCAGCGCTCCTACACCCGCTGA
- the LOC120387358 gene encoding protein ABHD15-like isoform X1 — MLPWAGVLGFLLLLILLRVRVWVPSSAGAQLVCKPSALAAYLESQCQALKGLCEASWPWRALPSLQTLASLMGPLDSRVHFVRTYLQLSDEGLVALDWAVGPAQQERRQPSSTCSTPILLLVPNSFGKVTRNISKLCHVALLHGYRPVVFNRRGQNGCPLSTTTLQPYGDPADLREAIQYICSRCPGALLFAVGESTGAGLLFSYLGECGSSSHLTAAGCISPIFHPRGWFEAGCPWLWQQLLLMSQKMWLSRFATVLGEVLPLDRFFGGQSLRELEEILFCQAQTWDLYWERNDPLRDVDEVAVPVLCICSQDDPMCGGPRDTVPFELFETNPYFFLLLTQGGGHCGFFKDSLCGAFWSHEVLLQFFHTTVDFLLTEDKLRGQAKKRGARPVLKVTQGRGGCRQESCCPHNSPDIYRWQRSYTR; from the exons ATGCTGCCATGGGCGGGGGTGCTGGGCTTCCTCCTGCTGCTCATCCTCCTGCGTGTCCGGGTTTGGGTCCCCAGCAGCGCTGGGGCCCAGCTGGTCTGCAAGCCCTCTGCGCTGGCTGCCTACCTGGAGAGCCAGTGTCAGGCCTTGAAAGGCCTGTGCGAAGCCAGCTGGCCATGGAgggctctcccctccctgcagacACTGGCCAGCCTGATGGGGCCCCTGGATAGCAGGGTGCATTTCGTAAGGACCTATCTGCAGCTGAGTGATGAGGGGCTGGTGGCTCTGGACTGGGCAGTGGGGCCAGCACAGCAGGAGAGGAGACAGCCATCCAGCACCTGCAGCACACCCATCCTGCTGCTTGTCCCCAACTCCTTCGGGAAGGTCACCCGCAACATCAGCAAG CTATGTCATGTGGCACTCCTTCATGGCTACCGTCCTGTTGTCTTTAACCGCCGTGGTCAGAATGGCTGCCCCCTAAGCACCACCACGCTGCAGCCATATGGGGATCCTGCTGACCTGCGAGAAGCCATCCAGTACATCTGTTCCCGGTGCCCAGGGGCCCTGCtctttgcagtgggggagagcactggggcagggctcctgTTCTCCTACCTGGGAGAATGTGGTTCCTCTAGCCACCTGACAGCTGCTGGCTGCATCTCCCCCATCTTTCACCCTCGGGGCTGGTTTGAAGCTGGGTGCCCCTGGCTATGGCAGCAACTCTTGCTCATGTCCCAGAAGATGTGGCTCAGCCG GTTTGCCACGGTGCTAGGGGAGGTTCTGCCCCTGGATCGTTTCTTTGGGGGCCAGTCACTGAGGGAGCTGGAGGAGATCTTGTTCTGCCAGGCCCAGACCTGGGACTTGTACTGGGAGAGGAATGACCCCCTACGGGATGTGGATGAGGTGGCAGTACCAGTGCTGTGCATCTGCAGCCAGGACGACCCCATGTGTGGGGGCCCCAGGGACACTGTGCCCTTTGAGCTGTTTGAGACAAACCCCTACTTCTTCCTACTGCTCACCCAGGGAGGCGGACACTGTGGCTTCTTCAAGGATAGCCTGTGTGGTGCCTTCTGGAGCCATGAGGTGCTGCTGCAGTTCTTCCACACCACTGTGGATTTCCTCCTCACAGAGGACAAACTGAGGGGCCAGGCCAAGAAGAGAGGGGCCAGGCCGGTGCTGAAGGTCACCCAgggcagaggtggctgcaggcaggagtcCTGCTGCCCCCACAATAGCCCTGACATTTACCGCTGGCAGCGCTCCTACACCCGCTGA
- the LOC120387358 gene encoding protein ABHD15-like isoform X2, with protein sequence MVTGKVFGLCHVALLHGYRPVVFNRRGQNGCPLSTTTLQPYGDPADLREAIQYICSRCPGALLFAVGESTGAGLLFSYLGECGSSSHLTAAGCISPIFHPRGWFEAGCPWLWQQLLLMSQKMWLSRFATVLGEVLPLDRFFGGQSLRELEEILFCQAQTWDLYWERNDPLRDVDEVAVPVLCICSQDDPMCGGPRDTVPFELFETNPYFFLLLTQGGGHCGFFKDSLCGAFWSHEVLLQFFHTTVDFLLTEDKLRGQAKKRGARPVLKVTQGRGGCRQESCCPHNSPDIYRWQRSYTR encoded by the exons ATGGTGACTGGGAAGGTCTTTGGA CTATGTCATGTGGCACTCCTTCATGGCTACCGTCCTGTTGTCTTTAACCGCCGTGGTCAGAATGGCTGCCCCCTAAGCACCACCACGCTGCAGCCATATGGGGATCCTGCTGACCTGCGAGAAGCCATCCAGTACATCTGTTCCCGGTGCCCAGGGGCCCTGCtctttgcagtgggggagagcactggggcagggctcctgTTCTCCTACCTGGGAGAATGTGGTTCCTCTAGCCACCTGACAGCTGCTGGCTGCATCTCCCCCATCTTTCACCCTCGGGGCTGGTTTGAAGCTGGGTGCCCCTGGCTATGGCAGCAACTCTTGCTCATGTCCCAGAAGATGTGGCTCAGCCG GTTTGCCACGGTGCTAGGGGAGGTTCTGCCCCTGGATCGTTTCTTTGGGGGCCAGTCACTGAGGGAGCTGGAGGAGATCTTGTTCTGCCAGGCCCAGACCTGGGACTTGTACTGGGAGAGGAATGACCCCCTACGGGATGTGGATGAGGTGGCAGTACCAGTGCTGTGCATCTGCAGCCAGGACGACCCCATGTGTGGGGGCCCCAGGGACACTGTGCCCTTTGAGCTGTTTGAGACAAACCCCTACTTCTTCCTACTGCTCACCCAGGGAGGCGGACACTGTGGCTTCTTCAAGGATAGCCTGTGTGGTGCCTTCTGGAGCCATGAGGTGCTGCTGCAGTTCTTCCACACCACTGTGGATTTCCTCCTCACAGAGGACAAACTGAGGGGCCAGGCCAAGAAGAGAGGGGCCAGGCCGGTGCTGAAGGTCACCCAgggcagaggtggctgcaggcaggagtcCTGCTGCCCCCACAATAGCCCTGACATTTACCGCTGGCAGCGCTCCTACACCCGCTGA